A stretch of the Conger conger chromosome 3, fConCon1.1, whole genome shotgun sequence genome encodes the following:
- the pfdn6 gene encoding prefoldin subunit 6, protein MAEAIQKKLQAELEKYQQMQKDVSKSMSARHKLETQLTENTIVKDELDLLDSENTVYKLIGPVLVKQDLDEAKATVAKRLEYINGEIQRYETLLKEMERKLDQHREVLSSLQQEYQRAQGRPVGKV, encoded by the exons ATGGCAGAAGCGATTCAGAAGAAATTGCAGGCAGAACTGGAAAAATACCAGCAGATGCAAAAAG ATGTCAGTAAAAGCATGTCAGCCAGGCATAAACTTGAGACTCAGTTGACGGAGAACACCATTGTTAAAGAC GAATTGGATCTGctggacagtgaaaacacagttTACAAGCTCATTGGACCCGTGCTGGTAAAACAAGATTTAGATGAAGCCAAAGCAACAGTTGCCAAGAGGCTGGAGTACATTAATGGTGAAAT CCAGCGCTACGAAACGCTACTGAAAGAGATGGAGCGGAAGTTGGATCAGCACCGCGAGGTCCTTTCCAGCCTCCAGCAGGAGTACCAGCGGGCTCAGGGCCGGCCTGTTGGGAAAGTCTGA
- the her5 gene encoding hairy-related 5 — protein sequence MKTLTAELPDQKDVRRVPKPQMEKRRRDRINNSLETLRLLLLENTHNEKLRNPKVEKAEILESVVDFLKAEHEGGHEPWPEIRRRREKPGVEDDEVKSPSKHHHSYHAGMRTCLLRVGHFISAKSHELEDSSEEGPQAKSPLHQDPTCRRVEKAEILEHTVLFLRNTENPVPHEEAEQHPFRHGFLACLKQATQFLKVEGEGQRAGGALTDALSLHRLRPSTHDAATRLSPRPPRTQSEGSPVQAWQQGWKSRQQLCAALGSWNFPYQRAPLAHTDPNDPQGYPRSAPEVCSSSSTHSQAMWRPWS from the exons ATGAAAACATTAACTGCAGAACTCCCAGACCAAAAAGATGTAAGAAGG GTCCCAAAACCCCAGATGGAGAAACGGAGAAGAGACCGCATCAATAACAGCCTGGAAACTCTGCGTCTGTTACTGTTGGAGAATACACACAATGAG AAACTGCGGAACCCCAAAGTGGAGAAGGCTGAAATCTTGGAGAGTGTGGTTGACTTCCTGAAGGCAGAGCACGAGGGGGGACACGAGCCTTGGCCAGAGATCAGACGAAGGAGAGAGAAACCTGGAGTGGAGGACGACGAGGTGAAGTCACCCAGCAAGCATCACCACAGCTACCATGCAGGCATGAGGACATGTCTACTAAGGGTCGGCCATTTCATTTCAGCTAAGAGTCATGAGTTGGAGGACAGCAGTGAGGAAGGCCCACAGGCTAAATCCCCGCTACATCAA GATCCTACCTGTCGACGAGTGGAGAAAGCTGAGATCCTGGAGCACACGGTCCTTTTCCTGCGGAATACAGAGAACCCGGTTCCGCATGAGGAGGCAGAGCAGCACCCTTTTCGGCACGGCTTTTTGGCCTGTCTGAAGCAGGCTACGCAGTTCCTGAAAGTCGAGGGCGAGGGACAGCGGGCGGGGGGAGCTTTGACGGACGCGCTCTCCTTGCATCGCTTGCGACCCTCCACCCATGACGCTGCGACGCGGCTCTCCCCTCGCCCTCCCCGGACACAGTCGGAGGGGTCGCCTGTCCAAGCATGGCAGCAAGGCTGGAAAAGCAGACAGCAGCTCTGCGCAGCCCTCGGAAGTTGGAACTTCCCATACCAAAGAGCACCACTGGCACATACAGACCCTAACGATCCGCAGGGATACCCCAGAAGTGCTCCTGAAGTCTGCTCCTCATcctccacacacagccaggccaTGTGGAGACCCTGGTCTTGA